A segment of the Lolium perenne isolate Kyuss_39 chromosome 3, Kyuss_2.0, whole genome shotgun sequence genome:
ATTTCCCACCGGGAGCAATTCCCTGGGTTTTCTCCTCCAGCGCAGGCTCTGGACAGGCAGCCTCTCTTGAAAACACAAAGTCTGCAAATGACACTTCGGTGTCATCCATTCCATCCACATCTTTATCTTCTTTGTTGACAAGTTTCTTCTTCTTGGATTCCTTCTTGGCCCTCCCGTCGGTATCATCGGAAGGAGCTTTATCATCCTTGCCTTTTGGTTTACTGTTCTTGTCATGCTCTAGGACTACCTtctcccttttctttttcttactATCCAGTAGTACAGATTTAACTGGGGTAGCAATGGTGACATCTGGAGGAGTATCTTTGGCTGCAGGTTTTTCAGGGCTCTGCACTTGTTGTTTTGACCGTTTCCTTTTATCGTTCTTTTTCACATCTTTGGGATCATGAGCAAGCATATCTTCATCCTTGTTCAGCATACCCACTTTCTTAGAGTTATCATTCTGGGAGCTGGCTTCTATGGGCTTTGCGTTGAATATGCGTACGGTCGGCACAATTttcatgacctgagagaaacaccCAAAGTTACTCAAGAATGACAATACATACTGGAAGGAAGAGATGCCAGAGAAATCACCTTTTTAGCTAGACCGTCTTTCTCAGCAATAGGATTTCCCTGCAGATTTAGGTTCCTCAAGTAGCGTAGTTCAGAAAGGACCTAGCAAACAAACAAACGATTGAAGCAATCTAAGCAAATCATGGTGTTAAACATCTGGGGAGAAACTAATCAGATGCAAACCTTCAAATCTGTCACCCTCTCAATTAAGTTATTTCCCAAGTCAAGGTTCAAGAGTTTGGTATTTTTGGCCAAGTCCGATGGAATTGTCTGCAAGTCAGAAATGAAACAAGACCACGTTAACAAGTAACAGTAGCAATAAATGTACAGAAGAGGAAGAAATAAAATTTCCCTCGATGTACATACAGTGATCTGATTGTGAGCAAGCCTAAGTTCCTTCAATTCCACACATGCAGCAAGAGAAGATCCAATACTCTCTATTTGACAGTGAGACATGGATATCTGAAACGATAATACAATAGTCAAGTACGATTAGAAATGCTACATAATAAAGCCATCAGAACATAGTTTAGATTTTGCTGCAATACAAAGAATGAGTACCTTTTTGATAGACTTTGCATTGACCAAAGCATCACCAATAGTAACAATTGGATTCTTAGAGAGAACTGTGGCAGAGCAAACATTCAGTATTAATTAAGTTGAGGGAAGACAGAAAAGCAGGATCATAATATACATAAATTAGTATTTAATAACTTATTTGGAATTTACTAAAGCATTATGAATTTCTTGTAGATAATTTAGTTAGTATTTACTATGCGAATTTTCTTCTAGTTCTAACATGAACGTTAAATTGTGTTATATATTGCATTTGACAAAAAAGAAGTTACTCTTTTTTAACAGCCATTGAATCTTTCAATCTCATCAGCAAACTCTGACAAAAAAAACTGAAAGTATGCAACAACATACCTAAGGTCTATTCTAATAAACGAGTAGTATATCAAAATGCATACCAAGGGTATTCAACtgatgatggggatcaagcttgcaGATGGAAGAAATGTTGTTATCTGCATGAACGATC
Coding sequences within it:
- the LOC127346044 gene encoding uncharacterized protein gives rise to the protein MTRLTLEQTAREAAPAGCLATFLDLSHRSFSDVSCLGNFKNLERLDLGHNCLVTLEGLSSCTNLKWLSVIENKLVSLKGVEVLSNLQVLNAGKNKLTKIDEVRSLTSLGALILNDNNISSICKLDPHHQLNTLVLSKNPIVTIGDALVNAKSIKKISMSHCQIESIGSSLAACVELKELRLAHNQITTIPSDLAKNTKLLNLDLGNNLIERVTDLKVLSELRYLRNLNLQGNPIAEKDGLAKKVMKIVPTVRIFNAKPIEASSQNDNSKKVGMLNKDEDMLAHDPKDVKKNDKRKRSKQQVQSPEKPAAKDTPPDVTIATPVKSVLLDSKKKKREKVVLEHDKNSKPKGKDDKAPSDDTDGRAKKESKKKKLVNKEDKDVDGMDDTEVSFADFVFSREAACPEPALEEKTQGIAPGGKFVGGLVIDHTKKRKKSQGTFLDASDLKLLSSVPEVGVGGLSGWD